CGGTGAACAAGGGACAAACCATTTCCCGTGGTCATCCGTGTCGGCCACCGTACTGTAGCGATCTGCCCAGGCCTCCAGCCGGTTGTCCAGTTCCTGCTCCGTCCCGGTAATGGATTCGAGCCAGGTGCCGCAGCCGTTTCGATCCCAAAGACAACAGCCATGGTCGGCAAACATTCGGATCCTGGTATGCTCCAATGCCGCTGGCCATCTTGGAAAACAGCCGGGGTCGATGCCGACCGTCTCCTGGGCTTCATGGAAAACATCCTTGCCGAACCAGTCCCGCAGCAGTTCAAACATACGCGTCGTGTATTCGTCATAAGCCGGAGTGCTGGCCGCCAGCAGGCAGAAAGCAATGCCGTAGCGGTCGCGCAGATAATGGACGAACGGAAGAATCCCGGCAGAAGCTTTCCCTTCGCAGTAGAGGCAATACCTACCTTCAGAGAAATCCCGTTCTGCCTTTGACGCGCTCAGTTTCATAGCTGGTGAACTCTTTAAACCTCGATCAGGTGCTCTTTTTTTGACCGAAGGTATTTATCAAAAACTTCATTGAGATCGGCGGCTTCCTTTTGCGACAGGCGCTGGTGTTGGGCGCATTGCGACGAAACAAAGTTGAACAGCATCTTGTCGTTGCTCAGGTTGACGCCCGACCCGAAAGCGGATTGGTAGTCGGCATGCCATCCGGGAAACACAAGGCAGGTTTCCAGCGGCACTGGATTCTTGGCCGTGAATTTCCTCAGCGAGGCTTTGTTGCTGTCGTTGATGAGTTGCAGTAACAGCTTCTGGATATGCTTCCCATTCCGTTTGGCTTGGTTCAGTTCATTTGTTGATTTATACCCGTTCGGAAACAGAAGGTGCCCATCCTGGTATTTTATCGACACATCACCTTTAAGAGGCTTGGAGCGCGCTTTCGTTTCAAACACCATCACCCCGACCTCGCCGATTAGGACATGGTCGATGTTGAATTTTGGTTTGTCATCGATGATGTCGTGGTAGACCGAGCAGCCCCTAAGGCGGGTGCGTTCCAGCTCCTGGCCTACAAGGACTTCGCCCAGATAACCCAAACGTGTTGTTCGGATTTCCTCCAACAGCTTCCGTCCCTTGAACAGGAGCCAGCCCAGCCATACGGCCAGAACAACTGTATAGAGAATGAAGAGGCTGGTTATGGATTTCAGTAAAGGAATCAATCCAGTAGCAGCCAACAAGGCGGCGGGTCCCGAAACAAGACCCATTGCGAACGAATCAACCTTCTCGTCCAGTTGCTCCCGTAGCGAAGCGCCCGGAGCATTCAACGGCGCCTTCAAAAACGGCGGTCGTCGGCCTTTTCGTTCCAACAGAAGTTTTCGTAGTAGATTCATGCCGGTTTTGTCTCAGGTTGTTCGGACGTATTCATCGTTTGGTATCCCGCTCCAACTCTTCGGTAATAAGTTGCATCTGTTTTTTGAGTTCTTCTTTGGAGGGCAGGTATAGCTGATACTTGGAGGCGAAAATATTGGCATCTTTCGGCAGGGTCAGCTCGACCAACGCATCGTTCTTTCGGTGGCAAAGGACGATGCCAATGGTGGGTTGCTCGTCCTCGGTTTTCACATGGCGGTCGAAATGGTTGACATACATTTGCATCTGGCCGAGATCCTTGTGGGTGAGTTTGTCCCGTTTGAGATCCAGCAGGACATAGCAGCGCAGCAGGCGGTTGTAGAAAACCAGGTCAACATAGAAATGGTCGTTGTCGAAGGTGAAGCGCTTCTGACGCGCCTCGAAGAGGAAGCCCTTGCCCAGCTCCAGAAGGAACTGCTCCAGCTTGTCGATGATGGCTTCTTCCAACTCATCCTCGGAATAGGATGCCCGTTGCTCCAGTTCCAGGAATTCCAGCACCAGCGGATCCTTGATCAGGTCGGCGGCTTTTTCCAACACCAAGCCCTCCTTGGAAAGCGTGCGGATCTCCTCCTTATTGCGGCTTAGCGCCAACCGTTCAAAAAGGGAACTCCCGATCTGCCGCTCCAGTTCACGCACGCTCCAGCCGTTGGCCGCCGCCTCGATCTCATAGAATCGGCGCTCCTCCGGACGCTCGATCGTCAGGAGGCTGACATAGTGCGACCAGCTCAGTTGAAACTGGTTGGCCAACAGCTCCAAGATTCCACCAGCAGATTCCGCAGACAGTGTCTGCCGAATATCTGATTTCCGAGACACCGCCTCGGAATTTGGCAAAAGAGAAATCCGAGACAGTGTCTCGGAAATTCGTTCGTCGGCGACAAACCCCTGATATACCGTGAAAAAACGGCGCATTAGCTCCAAGGAATCCACCGAAAAACCACGCCCCAAGCCAGTCGTTAGTTCCCTCGACAGCTTTTTCAGCACAGCCTCGCCATACTCCGCCCGATCCGCACCGTTCTGCTGATACTCCACAATATACCAGCCAAACAGCCAGTTGCGCACCACCAGCTCGATGTTGACCGAGCGAGCCGCGCGTTGCTGCATCGTCGTATGGGTTTCGCGGCACAGCGCAACCAATGAACTAAAATCAAAAACCTCATCCATGGTTCATTCCCATCCTTCCGTATTCGTAATCGATGTGTCGTGTTTCCGATTCCTTGTGGTCAAGACCGATTCCCCGAAACCGCCTAAAGGCGGGACAACGAATTTTTTAAAGGCAGGACCACGAACGTATCTACACGGTCTGCGAATAGCGGCCTTTGCGTTGTTCGGCCTGGAGGTAGGCATCGAACCGCATGGCGACGATGCGGACGAAGAGGCGGCCGAGCGGGGTGACGTGCAGGCCGCCGGGTTCGCGCTTAACAAGGCCGTCGGCTTCGAGGTCGTCGAGCGAGGAAATCTCGGCCTTGAAGTGTTTGGCAAAGTCGATGCCTATTTCTTCGGAGAGCTGGGCATAGTCGATGTAGAGGTTGCACATGATGTGCATGATGGCGGTATGGCGGATCTTGTCCTCTTCGGTCATGGCATAGCCGCGCACGATCGGCAATTCGCCGGCATCGAGTGCGGCGTAGTAGGGCTCGATTTCCTTGTGGTTTTGGAAATAGCTTCCGTTGACGTGCGAAATCGACGACATGCCGAAGCCATGGATGTCGACGCCTTTATGGGTGCTGTAGCCTTGGAAGTTGCGTTGCAAGGTTCCGTTGGCCAGCGCCAGCGCCATGGCGTCGTCCGGTTTCGCAAAGTGGTCCATGCCAATGTAGACATAGCCGGCCCCGGTGAGTTTTTCGATGGTCAGCTGGAGCAGTTTCAGCTTCATCTCCGCATCGGGCAGGCGGTCTTCAAAGCTTTTCTGGAACGTCTTGATCCATGGGATGTGCGCATAGCTGTAGACCGCGAAGCGATCGGGCGAAAACGTTAGGGCTTCATCCAGCGTGCGGTTGAACGATTCCACGGTTTGGTTGGGAAGTCCATAGATCAGGTCGAAGTTGATCGACTCCATCCCGCTCTCCCGCAGCCACTGGGTGCTCTCGCCGATCAGTTCCAGCGGCTGGATGCGGCCAATGGTTTGCTGCACTTCGGGGCAGGTGTCCTGCACGCCGAGCGAGGCCCGGTTGAAACCGGCGGCGCGCAGTGCCTCGATCTTTTCGAGCGTTAGCGAGCGGGGGTCGGTTTCGACGCCGGCCTCGATGGTTTCGGCCATTGGGAAGCGATCCCGGATCAGTTGGCCGAGGCGTTCGAGTTCATTGGGTTGGAAAAAGGTGGGCGTTCCCCCGCCGAGTTGGATTTGCACCACCTTCGACCCTTCGGCCACGAAGGGCGTCCGCAAGGCCAGTTCAGCTTCCAGGTAGCCCAGGTATTCGGCGCTCCTGGCCAGGTTGCCGGTAACAATGTTGGTACAGCCGCAGTAGAGGCATTGCGAGGAGCAGAACGGGAGGTGGAAGTAGAGCGAGAGCGGTGCAAGCACACTTGCGCAAGTGTGCTTGGCGGAAAACCCCTCCGTGAAGTGGGTGGCCGGCGGGTACGAGGTGTAGCGCGGCCCCGGTTGGTTGTATTTCCGAAGCAGGTCTAGGTTGATCGTGATTGGGTTCATTCGAAATTCTGTACGGTTTGGGCAACGGCCAGGATGGCTGCGATGTCGGCATCCGGCGGGACGCCATGGCCGAGGTTGAAGATGAAGCCATTGCGTCGGCGCATTTCTTCGCAAATCCGGGCCGCTTCCGCCGCGGCCACTTCGGGCTTGGCGAGCAACAGTGCCGGATCCATGTTGCCCTGCACGGCGACATCGGCGGGTATGGTTCGGGCGGTTTGGCGGAGGCCGATGCTCCAGTCGATGCCCAGCACGTTCGCGCCGGTCTGGACGGCCTTTTTCCAGTTGTGGTGCACATTGCGCGCGAAGACAATGGTGGGCACCTCTCCGCCGATGGCATCGATGATCTGCTGCATCCAGAGTCCCGAGATTTTCCAGAACAGGCCGGGGGCCAGGGTGCCGCCCTGGCTATCGAAAATCTGGATGACATCGGCCCCGGCTTCGATCTGCGCCTTGAGGTAGGTGATGGTGGCTTCGGTAATTTTTTCGAGCAGGGTATAGAATAGCCTGGGTTCGTTGTAGACCATGGCGCGCGCGCGAAGGTTTTCGCGCGAGCTGCCGCCCTCGACCATGAAGGAGGCGAGCGTCCAGGGGGAACCGGCGAAGCCGATGATGGCGCGCTCGTCGCCGAGTTCCTTGCGGGTGACGCGGATGGCCTCGGGCGTGTAGCCAATGTGGTCGAGCACATTCGAGGGGTTGAGCCTGTCGATATCGGCCCGCGAGTTGAGCTGGAAGTCCATCTTGACGCCGCCCTGTTCGAGTAGCTCGTATTTCTGGCCCATGGCCTCCGCAATCACGAGGATGTCGGAAAAAATGACGGCGGCATCGTAGCCGAAGCGGCGGATGGGCTGGAGGGTGACCTCGGCGGCCAGGGCCGGATCCTGCACCAGCTCGGTGAATTTGCGTGTTTGCTTGAGCTCGCGGTATTCGGGCAGGCTGCGGCCGGCCTGGCGCATCATCCAAATGGGCGGGCGGTCGGTGGCTTCGCAACGGCAGGCGCGCAGGAAGCGTTCGCGGTGGGTCATGGGCGTTGAATCATTCATAGGCGGGGCTTTATGGCACGATTTCAGTACCGTTTGCCACAAAAAAAACGAATGCCCTGGAAAACCGGGCATTCGTCTGATGGGGAGGTTGATGAATCTAGCGGGGGAATAGCGGTGTCGAGTTCGATATCGAACAACAGGTCGGGGTGCCTCCCGCAACCCTGGAAACGTAAATGAACCACAGATGAACCTAGCGCGGCATAGCCGCAACCCAATTGTTTAGAACCACTGATGAACACCGAAGACACGGATTTTTTTACCACAGAGAACCTGGAGCAGCGGTGCCGCAACCAAATTATTTGAAGCTACAGATGAACACCGAAGACACGGATTATTTACCACAGAGATCTCAGAGACACAGAGCATCCTAATCCTCTGAGCCTCAGTGTCCTCTAGCGCAGCGGGTGGTGAAAACTTGTCAGGAAAATAAGAAATTGACGGATAGTAGTACAGAACCCCAAACAGAATATGCTTAACCGATATCCAACCCACAGGGAGGGTGGGATAAATTTCGTGTCTTCTTGAATATCAGCGTCCCTATGTGTTCATCCGTGGTTCCATTCCCGAGTTAAGGACAACTGGTTTGACCAACAGTCTTAACCCCAGTCACGCATCTAGGCTCGGTTGCATCCAGAATGCGGTACGCAGACGAGAAAAACCCGCCGGATTGCACCGGCG
This DNA window, taken from Pontiella desulfatans, encodes the following:
- a CDS encoding nuclease-related domain-containing protein, which produces MNLLRKLLLERKGRRPPFLKAPLNAPGASLREQLDEKVDSFAMGLVSGPAALLAATGLIPLLKSITSLFILYTVVLAVWLGWLLFKGRKLLEEIRTTRLGYLGEVLVGQELERTRLRGCSVYHDIIDDKPKFNIDHVLIGEVGVMVFETKARSKPLKGDVSIKYQDGHLLFPNGYKSTNELNQAKRNGKHIQKLLLQLINDSNKASLRKFTAKNPVPLETCLVFPGWHADYQSAFGSGVNLSNDKMLFNFVSSQCAQHQRLSQKEAADLNEVFDKYLRSKKEHLIEV
- a CDS encoding PDDEXK nuclease domain-containing protein; amino-acid sequence: MDEVFDFSSLVALCRETHTTMQQRAARSVNIELVVRNWLFGWYIVEYQQNGADRAEYGEAVLKKLSRELTTGLGRGFSVDSLELMRRFFTVYQGFVADERISETLSRISLLPNSEAVSRKSDIRQTLSAESAGGILELLANQFQLSWSHYVSLLTIERPEERRFYEIEAAANGWSVRELERQIGSSLFERLALSRNKEEIRTLSKEGLVLEKAADLIKDPLVLEFLELEQRASYSEDELEEAIIDKLEQFLLELGKGFLFEARQKRFTFDNDHFYVDLVFYNRLLRCYVLLDLKRDKLTHKDLGQMQMYVNHFDRHVKTEDEQPTIGIVLCHRKNDALVELTLPKDANIFASKYQLYLPSKEELKKQMQLITEELERDTKR
- the hemN gene encoding oxygen-independent coproporphyrinogen III oxidase, translated to MNPITINLDLLRKYNQPGPRYTSYPPATHFTEGFSAKHTCASVLAPLSLYFHLPFCSSQCLYCGCTNIVTGNLARSAEYLGYLEAELALRTPFVAEGSKVVQIQLGGGTPTFFQPNELERLGQLIRDRFPMAETIEAGVETDPRSLTLEKIEALRAAGFNRASLGVQDTCPEVQQTIGRIQPLELIGESTQWLRESGMESINFDLIYGLPNQTVESFNRTLDEALTFSPDRFAVYSYAHIPWIKTFQKSFEDRLPDAEMKLKLLQLTIEKLTGAGYVYIGMDHFAKPDDAMALALANGTLQRNFQGYSTHKGVDIHGFGMSSISHVNGSYFQNHKEIEPYYAALDAGELPIVRGYAMTEEDKIRHTAIMHIMCNLYIDYAQLSEEIGIDFAKHFKAEISSLDDLEADGLVKREPGGLHVTPLGRLFVRIVAMRFDAYLQAEQRKGRYSQTV
- the hemE gene encoding uroporphyrinogen decarboxylase, with the protein product MNDSTPMTHRERFLRACRCEATDRPPIWMMRQAGRSLPEYRELKQTRKFTELVQDPALAAEVTLQPIRRFGYDAAVIFSDILVIAEAMGQKYELLEQGGVKMDFQLNSRADIDRLNPSNVLDHIGYTPEAIRVTRKELGDERAIIGFAGSPWTLASFMVEGGSSRENLRARAMVYNEPRLFYTLLEKITEATITYLKAQIEAGADVIQIFDSQGGTLAPGLFWKISGLWMQQIIDAIGGEVPTIVFARNVHHNWKKAVQTGANVLGIDWSIGLRQTARTIPADVAVQGNMDPALLLAKPEVAAAEAARICEEMRRRNGFIFNLGHGVPPDADIAAILAVAQTVQNFE